From the genome of Streptomyces spororaveus:
ACTTCAAGCCGCCGTGGCGCGATGAATACCGCTGCACCCGGCCTCGGAGTCGAGGGCGGGCGCAGCGCGAAGGGGGATCAGAAGGCGACGCGCTCCGTCCGGCCGGAGCACGGACTGGTGACAGCCGATCCAGCGGCACGCGGTTGCGGTATTCCGCGTTCCACATTCCGCATTCCTGGCGGATTTTCGCCTTTCGGGTAGGGCCGAAGAGCGTGAAATGCGTCTTGGATCTATGCCGAGGCTGTACCGAAGGGGTTGTCGACGGCATAACGCCACAGCCCGTCCGACCCGCGCCGGGCCACATCCGTGGCTGTCCCCGTCAGATGGACAGGGGCGCCGTCGGGGCCGGTGCCGGAAATGCTCCAGTCGACGATCAGCAGGGCGAGATCGCCCGCCGTGTACGTGTGCCGGACGCTTACCTCGATCGGCAGCCCGAGCGCCAGGAACTCCGCCGTGGCCGAAGCCAGCGCGGCTCCGGTCAGGGGCGTTCCGGGCCGCGGGACGAAGACGGCGTCCGGCGCGTAGACCTGGGCGACCGCCGCCGGGTCACCGGTGTTGAAGGCCGCCGCGAAGACCGCCGGGTGTTGCCCGGGATCGGCGGTCAGGGTGACAGTGGGCGCATGATCTCGTTCGATGCTCATGGCCGCAGCCAAACCGATGCCGAAGCAGCTCACCAAACGGAAAGCCACGCGGGCGCGGGCAGGGGCGGGGCCGGGGAAGCCGGGGGCTGGGACGTCGAGCTGGTCCCGGACGCCGGCGGCCGCACCCGGCGGCCGGAGCCTGACTGTCCCGTCGAGCGCGCGCTCGCGGCGGTGTCCGGGCGCTGGACCACGCTGGTGCTGCGTGAGCTGATGGGCGGGCCGCTGTCGTTCGGCGAACTGGCGGCCCGGCTGCCGGAAATCAGCCCGAAGGTACTCACCGACCGGTTGCGAGCGCTGGAGGGGCGCGGCCTCGCCGCCCGGGACCGGCTGCCCGGCTTCCCGGTCCGCACCTGCTACCACCTCACCCCGGCCGGGGCGGCCCTGCGGCCGCTCCTGGTCGAGCTGTACCGGACAGGGGTGGGGCTGGGGCCTGCGTGATCGGCAGACACGTACCGTCGTCCCGGTGTCGGCGCCCTGACATGCGTTCAGAGACTTTCGGCTTGTGCCTCCGCGTGCGTCCCGCGACGAAAGTCGCGCGCCCGGTCATCCTTCGTGCGGACGAACACCGCCGCCCCGGGGCCCTAGCGTGATCCGCATGACCAGTGACACGGGGGACCGTACTGACGGGCGGACATGGCGGCGGACCGCGCTGGGGGTCGTGGCGGGAGTGCTCGCCGCCGCGGCCGTGGGTGCGGTCTATTGGTGGCAGGGCTGGAACCTGGGCCCCGGTGCGGCCTTCCTGTCCGGTAAGGCCGCGGTGAAGGCGGGCTTCTTCGTCGCCGCCGGAGGCCTCGCCACAGTGACCGTGTGGTGGCAGGGGCGCCGGGCGTCGCGGTCCAGGCCGCCCGAGAAGTAGAGACCGAGACCCACGGGCAGCCTTTGGCCGGCCGGCTCTACCGACTGACCTCGCCCGCGTTCGGCGAACTGCCTGCTCGCGCCCGCCGGCCTCGGAGCCGCGTGTGCGCGGGCGTGAAGGCCCCGAGAGGGCTCGGGGCCTTCCTGTCGGCTGCGTGCGAACGGCCGTCGGCCCGCCCGTGCGGCGTGTACGTCACGCTCCGCCCGGTGCAGCAAGGTCTGCCGCACGGAGCCGAAGCCGGTGTCGGTGTCGGTGCCGGTCCCGGTGCCTCAGCTCAGCACCGACCGCGTCCACGGAGCGCACGCGGGTGCCGATCCCGGGGACGCGCCCGGCTGTCAGCCGGGGGTGTCATGTCGCTCGGCGGTACGGGGCTCAGGGACCCGTCTCAGTCGCCGATGCCGGAGCTGCCGATGCCCGAGTTGCCGATGCCGTGGCTGCCGAGGCCCGTGTTGGCGATGCCCGCGTTACCCAGTCCCCAGTTGGCGATGCCGGCGTTTCCGACGCCGTGGTTGAAGGCGCCGGCGTTCCCGACACCCTCGTTGAGGGCACCGGCGTTCCCGACACCGTCGTTGAAGACACCGGCGTTCCCGACGCCGTGGTTGCCGATGCCTGAGCTGCCCACGCCGTCGGCGCTGGCCGCGCTCGCGCCGACGGCGGCCAGCACTGCCGCGGTACCCAGCGCGATCGCCACACGCAGAAGAGTCGTACGCATCATCACATACCTCCTACTTAATGGACCTTTGCACCGATATCCCTAACATGCGATCACACCGGATGTGGGGACGACATGCCGCCCGCAGCCATCCGGCAGGGGCGCACGCCACGTATGCACCGACTCGGTCGACCGCGATGTTCAGCGGCCTGCCGGGCCTGGACGGCGGGCCGGTCGGCGGCCAGGCGCGTCGGGCGGAGGAAGACGGTCGTTCGGCCGCCCGGCCGATGGCGGCCCGGTCAGATTCCCGCCGCCGCGGGCGCCGGGTCGGCGACCACCGGCCGCACGTGGGCCAGCAGCAGCTCCAGGAACCGGTCCGGCCGCCGGAAGGCCGCGAAATGGCTGCAGTCCTGGATCAGTTCGAAGCCCTTGACCGGCGCACGGACGGCGTCGAAGAAGCGACGGGCGAGCGCGGGCGGCGTCAGGACGTCCTTCTCTCCCTGGAAGATGAAGAACGGGATCTCGAACTCGGTACCGTCCGCCCAGTCGTCGAACCCGGACGCGCTCGCGGTGATCTGCTCCGAGAAGGTCATGCCCTTGACGAAGAGCCCCATCTCCCGCAGCGAGTGCCGCGGCGAGCACCACAGGGACCCCATGACGACCTTCTTCATCGTTTCCAAGGTCAGCGGGTCGCTGGTGGCCAGCAGCTTGGCGTACATCGCGCGCTCGCGGGCCGTCCACCGGTGCTCGTCGCGGCCGAGCGCCTCGACGGCGGCCAGCTCCTTGCGCTTTCCGGCACCGCGCAGGCGGGTGAGCAGGGCCTGACGTACGGAGTCGTCGCGGCCGGCGTCGTGGATGTTCTGGTCGGTGCCGACGTACGCGGCGTAGCGGTCGGGGAACTCGCGGGCGAGCCGCACGCCGAAGGCGCTGCCGTAGGAGTGGCCGAGCAGGACGACCTTGTCGGCGCGCAGGCGGGCGCGTATGTGGTCGGTGACCTCGACAGCGTCCGCGTAGATCCGGTCGAAGGTCATCTCGCCCTGCCCGTCGGCGCCGCCGTGGCCGAAGGTCTTGAGGGAGCCGCGCATGTCCCAGCGGACGATCGTGAAGTACTTCTCCCAGGTTCTGGTGCGCGGCCCGAAGATCGCGGTCGAGGCTCCGGGGCCGCCGTGCAGTTCGAGGACGACGGGGTTGGCCAGGTCCTCGCCGCGGACCGAGATCCACTGGTCGATGCCGCCGATGCGGACGAAGCCCTGCTCGTCGATGCCGTTCGGGGTGTCGATCCGCATCAGGGAGGCGTTGCGGGAGCGCCTGAAGGCCCGGTGGGCGAGCAGTCCGGTCGTGGGCGCCGCGAGGAGTGCGGCGGCGGAGGTGGCGACGATGGTGGCGATCATGACTCTCCTTGGATCCGTGCAGCGCAACTGTATATGCCGTAAGCGGTTGGCTATACGTTATAAACAGTTAGGATGGAGTGTCAATGGGAGACGCGAGGAGACGAGCATGACGGCGAAGAAGCGCGGCCAGGCGAACGGGCAGGAGCCACCCGGGCCGGCCGCGAAGCAGGGCGGCGCGAGGGCGAGTGTCGCGCTGCTCTGGGGCGAACAGGAGCCGCCGAGCCGGGGCCCGAGGCCTTCGCTCTCCGCGGCCCGGATCGCCGGGGCGGCCATCGGGATCGCCGACGGGGAGGGTCTGGACGCGGTCTCCCTGGCGCGGGTCGCCAAGGAGTTCGGTGTCACCGCGATGGCGCTCTACCGGTACGTTCCCGGCAAGGCGGAACTCCTCGACCTGATGGTCGACCTGGCCATCGGCCCCCCGGCCCCAGTCGCGGACGTCCCCGGCGGCTGGCGCCCGCAGCTGACCGAGTGGGCCAGGCGGTGCTCGGCCGTGTACAGCCGCCACCCGTGGGTCCTGGCGGCCACCGGCATGCGCCGCCAGATCATGGGACCGAACCAACTCGGCTGGCTGGAAACGGCGTTGGCCGCGCTGATCGGCACCGGCCTGTCGGCCGCCCAGCGGCATGACACGTTCCTGCTGCTCGTGGGCCATGTCCGCAACGTCGCCCAGCAGTACGTGGACCACGACGAGGCGGCGAGCGCGGAGTGGGCGCAGCTCACCGCCGACGTCCTGGAGCGCCACGCGGACCGCTTCCCCGCGCTCACGTCGGCGATCGCGGAGGGCGCCTTCGCGCCACAGGGCAGGGACCCGCTGGACTTCGGCCTGAACCGGATCCTCGACGGGGTGGAGGCCCTGATCACCCGGCAAGCCGGTCCCTAGCGCCGCGTCCGGCGACGTCCGTCCTGGTGACGGCCTCGCGTAGTCGCCCGTCGGCGGCTCGACGGTGGAGCAGCCTGGGTCAGACCCCCCAACCACCCCCCGCACCCCGCTGCGGACGGGGGCCCGTTCCCGCGGGCACCTGGCCCGTGGTGATGAGGGGGGCGGCATCGATGACGGCCTGGTGGTTGGTCGAGTACCGGCAGTTCTCGGACTGCTCCGCCAACGTGAGGTCCCGGGTCGGGACGAGGGGGGCGTCCACGATGAGCACGGTGCCCTTTGCGAACCGCTAGTGGGGTTGGAGCGCGAGCATGGGCCCGAGGTGGTCGATGATGCGGTCCGCCGCCGACGTAGACACTCCGGAGAAGGGAGCGAGCTGGCGCAGTGTCGAGTTCGCTCGCCTAGGCCGCGACCAGACAGGCCGCTGCGCGTAAGTGTCAGTCGATCAGCAGTTCGTCAAGGCGCTGGACGGACCTCGGGGTGTCCATCTCGTCCGCCATTGCCACCAGTCGAGCGTGGTACTGCCGGGTGATGGGCAGATCGTCCTCATAGATCCACGAGCACATCGTGTCGAACGCCAAAGCCTCCTCCCCGTGCGAGAGCAGGTGGCGAACGTCCGTGATGACAGCCTCCGCGGTGAGCGGCGACTCCTCCAGGAGCGCCACCACACGTGCTCGATACGACAGGCTCACGAGCTGTCCCCCTGCCAGAACTCAGCGGACCGATGACATCGGACATCCTCGTCTCCAGCCAAGGAGCTGTCGACTCGCCCACCCGTAACGGGACAGCCCTTAAAGGTTGTTGCAGAAGGTCTGCCTCGGACAGGTTGGGGTGCCGCTTGAGTGAGCCCGGTGCCCAGGTAGACGCCGTCCGCGATCACCGTCGCGAACCGGTCCATCCGCAACCCGGTGAACGTCTCCACCCACACCGACTCAGCCCGCAACACCCCACCCATACACGCGGAATGCCCCGAGCTGAGGCTTCTGCAACAACTTTTAGGCGTGGCGGACGGGCGCCAGGGGCGACGGGAGGACGGCGGGGCGGTCGAGGAAGGCGAGCACGGCCCGCTTCTCCGGCAGGTACACCTCGGGCAGGTCGAGCTCCGGGAGGGTGATCTCGCCCTGCCGGACGAAGCCGAGCCGGTTCAGCAGGGCGAGCGCCTTGGCGTTCGAGGCGTCGGGCTCGGCCACCGCGCGCAGGACGGCGGGGTCGCGGAAGGTGAACCGGATGAGCGAGCCGATGAGGGTCCTGCTGAATCCGGGCCGGGGCCGGCCGGTGATCGGGGCCAGCATGAGATGGACGCCGATGTCGCCCTCCCGCACGGCGTAGCAGTCGCTCACCCGGTCCTCGGCGGGCTCGTACGTCTGGAAGAGCGCCACGGGCTCGTCGTCCAGCCGGACCATGAACGCGTGATGCGTCTCGCGGCGGTCCACGTCCTCGTAGATCTCCTGGACGAGTTCCCGGCTGGCATCGTTCATGCCCCAGAACTGCGCGCGCTCCTCGACGACCCAGGAGTGCAGCACGGCGGAGTCCGCGACGGGGTCGACCGGGGCGAAGCGGACCGTGCCGAAGCCTTCGACGGTCTCGGTCATGACGTCCGCGCGCGAGGAGACGAGGGGGGGGTGGACTCGGGTCTCCTACAGGTTCCGTTTCCGGTTGGGGGCGGGGCGCATGCGCGGCCCCGAGGTTAGGCTGCCCTAACTATAGAGACTCCTAGAAGAGGGTCCTGAGGGGCCCGGCGCTGCTCGGTGTCGTACCGGTCGGGCCGGCCGCCGTCAGGCCCCGTAGCGCATGCGCCCCAAGGCCGTCATCGGCCGGTCGTGCGCGGCGACCGGAGCCGGGAGGCAGGTGGAGCCGGTCAGGTAGCGGTCCACGGCCGCTGCCGCCGCCCGGCCCTCGGCGATGGCCCACACCACCAGCGACTGCCCCCGACCCGCATCGCCCGCGACGAACACTCCCGGCACGCGACCGCCACCCGCCGCGAAGCCCGCGTCCCGCGCGAAGTTGCCGCGCTCGTCGAACTCCAGCCCCAGCTGCTCGCGCAGGCCGCCGGCCCGCTCGGGGCCCGAGAAGCCGAGGGCCAGCAGGACCAGGCCGGCCGGTATGACGTCCTCGGTCCCGGCCAGGGGGCTGCGGGCCACCGGCTCGACGGCGGTCAGGTGCAGCGCCCTTACCCGGCCTGCCGCGTCCCCCTCGAAGCGCAGGGTGGCGCAGGCGAACAACCGGGGGTCGCGGCCCTCGCGCCCGCGGGCCTCCTCGTGGGCGTGGGAGATGCGGTACGTCCTCGGATACACCGGCCAGGGCTCGTCGTCGGTCCGGCCCGCCCCGGGCTCGGGGTTGATGTCGAGCTGGAGCACGGAGATCGCACCCTGCCGCAGGGCCGTGCCGAGGCAGTCGGAGCCGGTGTCTCCGCCACCCACGATCACCACGTGCCGGCCTTCGGCACTGACGGGCGACACGGGGTAGTCGCCCTCGCGCACCCGGTTGGCGCAGGTCAGGTAGTCCATGGCCTGGTGGATGCCATGGAGCGAACGGCCGGGGACCGGCAGCTCCCGGCGCTCACCGGCCCCGATCGCGACGACTACGGCGTCGCACGCGCCGCGCAGCTCGTCCGCTCCGGCTCCGGTCGTGCCGCCGACGTCAGCGCCCGTGACGAACACCGTGCCCTCGGCCCGCATCTGCTCGATGCGGCGGTCCAGGTGGCTCTTCTCCATCTTGAACTCGGGGATGCCGTAGCGCAGCAGTCCGCCGATCCGATCGGCCCGTTCGTGGACCGTGACGCGGTGACCGGCCCGGGTCAGCTGCTGCGCCGCGGCCAGTCCGGCCGGACCGGAGCCGATGACGGCCACCGACTTGCCGCTGTGCCTCTCCGGGGGCCTGGGGGCCATGTAGCCGAGCCGCAGGCCCTCGTCCGCGATCGTCTGCTCGACGTTCTTGATGGTGACCGGGTCCGCGTTGATCGTGAGGACGCAGGCGTCCTCACAGGGGGCCGGGCAGAGCCTGCCCGTGACCTCCGGGAAGTTGTTGGTCGCGTGGAGCCGCTCGTACGCGGCACGCCAGTCCCCGTGGGCGGCGTACGCGTTCCACTCGGGTATGAGGTTTCCCAGCGGGCAGCCGGTGTGGCAGAACGGTATGCCGCAGTCCATGCAGCGCTCGGCCTGCCGTGAGACGAGCGGCAGCAGCGCCTGGCCCGCGTAGACCTCGCGCCAGTCGCCGAGTCTTTGTTCTACGGGGCGGGCCGGGACCGCCTCGCGGGGGATCCTGAGGAAGCCGAACGGATCGGTCACGCGCCGCC
Proteins encoded in this window:
- a CDS encoding YybH family protein translates to MSIERDHAPTVTLTADPGQHPAVFAAAFNTGDPAAVAQVYAPDAVFVPRPGTPLTGAALASATAEFLALGLPIEVSVRHTYTAGDLALLIVDWSISGTGPDGAPVHLTGTATDVARRGSDGLWRYAVDNPFGTASA
- a CDS encoding winged helix-turn-helix transcriptional regulator, whose product is MISFDAHGRSQTDAEAAHQTESHAGAGRGGAGEAGGWDVELVPDAGGRTRRPEPDCPVERALAAVSGRWTTLVLRELMGGPLSFGELAARLPEISPKVLTDRLRALEGRGLAARDRLPGFPVRTCYHLTPAGAALRPLLVELYRTGVGLGPA
- a CDS encoding alpha/beta fold hydrolase, which gives rise to MIATIVATSAAALLAAPTTGLLAHRAFRRSRNASLMRIDTPNGIDEQGFVRIGGIDQWISVRGEDLANPVVLELHGGPGASTAIFGPRTRTWEKYFTIVRWDMRGSLKTFGHGGADGQGEMTFDRIYADAVEVTDHIRARLRADKVVLLGHSYGSAFGVRLAREFPDRYAAYVGTDQNIHDAGRDDSVRQALLTRLRGAGKRKELAAVEALGRDEHRWTARERAMYAKLLATSDPLTLETMKKVVMGSLWCSPRHSLREMGLFVKGMTFSEQITASASGFDDWADGTEFEIPFFIFQGEKDVLTPPALARRFFDAVRAPVKGFELIQDCSHFAAFRRPDRFLELLLAHVRPVVADPAPAAAGI
- a CDS encoding TetR/AcrR family transcriptional regulator produces the protein MTAKKRGQANGQEPPGPAAKQGGARASVALLWGEQEPPSRGPRPSLSAARIAGAAIGIADGEGLDAVSLARVAKEFGVTAMALYRYVPGKAELLDLMVDLAIGPPAPVADVPGGWRPQLTEWARRCSAVYSRHPWVLAATGMRRQIMGPNQLGWLETALAALIGTGLSAAQRHDTFLLLVGHVRNVAQQYVDHDEAASAEWAQLTADVLERHADRFPALTSAIAEGAFAPQGRDPLDFGLNRILDGVEALITRQAGP
- a CDS encoding MafI family immunity protein — encoded protein: MVALLEESPLTAEAVITDVRHLLSHGEEALAFDTMCSWIYEDDLPITRQYHARLVAMADEMDTPRSVQRLDELLID
- a CDS encoding GNAT family N-acetyltransferase translates to MTETVEGFGTVRFAPVDPVADSAVLHSWVVEERAQFWGMNDASRELVQEIYEDVDRRETHHAFMVRLDDEPVALFQTYEPAEDRVSDCYAVREGDIGVHLMLAPITGRPRPGFSRTLIGSLIRFTFRDPAVLRAVAEPDASNAKALALLNRLGFVRQGEITLPELDLPEVYLPEKRAVLAFLDRPAVLPSPLAPVRHA
- a CDS encoding glutamate synthase subunit beta → MTDPFGFLRIPREAVPARPVEQRLGDWREVYAGQALLPLVSRQAERCMDCGIPFCHTGCPLGNLIPEWNAYAAHGDWRAAYERLHATNNFPEVTGRLCPAPCEDACVLTINADPVTIKNVEQTIADEGLRLGYMAPRPPERHSGKSVAVIGSGPAGLAAAQQLTRAGHRVTVHERADRIGGLLRYGIPEFKMEKSHLDRRIEQMRAEGTVFVTGADVGGTTGAGADELRGACDAVVVAIGAGERRELPVPGRSLHGIHQAMDYLTCANRVREGDYPVSPVSAEGRHVVIVGGGDTGSDCLGTALRQGAISVLQLDINPEPGAGRTDDEPWPVYPRTYRISHAHEEARGREGRDPRLFACATLRFEGDAAGRVRALHLTAVEPVARSPLAGTEDVIPAGLVLLALGFSGPERAGGLREQLGLEFDERGNFARDAGFAAGGGRVPGVFVAGDAGRGQSLVVWAIAEGRAAAAAVDRYLTGSTCLPAPVAAHDRPMTALGRMRYGA